In one Microbacterium invictum genomic region, the following are encoded:
- a CDS encoding MFS transporter produces the protein MELVLTRPQLVRWRTAVFAIFLASGLSIATWASRVPAIKSALGVDNVEIGFLLLGAGVASIVGLSIASAVLARFGAKRGMLGAMITFAIGVAIVGVGTDAVPSYGIVLLGLCLFGFGNGAVDVMMNIDGAAIEKQSNKTILPLFHAFFSFGTVIGAGVGALAAAAGINVLAHTVTMAGVVVVIALTTYPAVPARDLAEDPAPGERAGWRERLHTNLSAWREPRTYALGVIMLGMAFAEGGANDWLALGVVEGHGATEAVGAAGLTVFSVSMTVVRVLGGPLVDRFGRVNTLRILAVTAAVGLLLFILAPNLPLVFVGAALWGAGASLGFPLGMSAAADDPARAAARVSAAATIGYVAFLCGPPILGFISEQIGLLNTLFILVALIVASGIASPAARPIAGSTVGAGHPQR, from the coding sequence GTGGAACTCGTCCTGACCCGTCCTCAGCTCGTGCGCTGGCGCACCGCTGTCTTCGCGATCTTCCTCGCCAGTGGACTGAGCATCGCCACCTGGGCCTCGCGGGTGCCCGCCATCAAGAGCGCGCTGGGCGTGGACAACGTCGAGATCGGGTTCCTCCTCCTCGGCGCCGGCGTCGCCTCGATCGTAGGGCTGTCGATCGCGTCGGCCGTCCTCGCCCGGTTCGGCGCGAAGCGCGGCATGCTCGGCGCGATGATCACCTTCGCGATCGGCGTCGCGATCGTGGGAGTCGGCACCGACGCCGTCCCCTCGTACGGGATCGTGCTGCTCGGCCTCTGCCTGTTCGGCTTCGGCAACGGCGCGGTCGACGTGATGATGAACATCGACGGCGCGGCGATCGAGAAGCAGTCGAACAAGACGATCCTCCCGCTTTTCCACGCGTTCTTCAGCTTCGGCACAGTCATCGGCGCGGGTGTCGGAGCCCTCGCCGCGGCGGCGGGGATCAACGTGCTCGCCCACACCGTGACCATGGCCGGTGTCGTGGTCGTAATCGCGCTGACCACCTACCCGGCCGTGCCGGCGCGCGACCTCGCCGAGGACCCGGCCCCGGGGGAGCGGGCGGGCTGGCGCGAGCGCCTGCACACCAACCTCTCGGCCTGGCGCGAGCCGCGCACCTACGCGCTGGGCGTGATCATGCTCGGCATGGCCTTCGCCGAGGGCGGGGCCAACGACTGGCTGGCGCTCGGCGTCGTCGAAGGGCACGGTGCCACCGAGGCCGTCGGGGCGGCGGGGCTCACCGTGTTCTCGGTCAGCATGACCGTCGTGCGCGTGCTCGGCGGACCCCTCGTCGACCGCTTCGGTCGCGTGAACACCCTTCGCATCCTCGCGGTCACCGCCGCGGTGGGGCTGCTGCTGTTCATCCTCGCCCCGAACCTGCCGCTCGTCTTCGTCGGCGCCGCGCTCTGGGGAGCGGGCGCGTCGCTCGGCTTCCCGCTCGGGATGTCGGCCGCCGCCGACGACCCCGCCCGCGCAGCGGCCCGGGTGAGCGCCGCCGCGACGATCGGCTACGTGGCGTTCCTCTGCGGGCCGCCGATCCTCGGGTTCATCAGCGAGCAGATCGGTCTGCTGAACACGCTGTTCATCCTCGTCGCGCTGATCGTGGCATCCGGCATCGCGTCGCCGGCCGCGCGCCCGATCGCCGGCTCCACCGTCGGCGCCGGTCACCCGCAGCGCTGA
- a CDS encoding DUF2156 domain-containing protein: protein MAGAGDDAGGTTTKDAAGAAPRTAGPILRVIGRIPATLALVALILAAGVIWQGLWRPFEDAELYDTVAYGLPALLEGRWWTPVTGTFFVNQPWVYVFTIAGFWGMAYLEYHRGTRVALAYFWIGQLFAVCATALLLWFAALLPWEWAQTEAAALDVGASGGTMACIAAAVGLFPPPWRVRAWLVLLGFVFVALLFWGALPDLEHVVAVVLILFADRSLRVQRITVREQRLLAFVSILVLGVIQIALVIVPTNGPFGPTEPVSGGFFDVAFDTIVIAVIANGLRLGRRWAWVLAVILGTLNVLVGVLIVVAIALSNEAQVEVVIDGETEIGLVSAALWLLLVIYLIWVRAAFRAKPRRGLGAAPVPTVAEVKDLIRADGGGTLSWMATWEGMAYARTTGGVVPYQRHLGTAIALGDPLGPEDSRADSVRGFADAAERAGLIPCFFSAGEATRAAVPDGWRSLVVADDTIVDLPGLQFTGKAWGAVRSSLNRAEREGMSFRMTRLGDEPWGVQAQLRAISESWVGDKGLPEMRFTLGTLIEAADPEVRMALALSPAGDVDGFLSWLPVYGPGGAVRGWTLDLMRRRDGGFGPVMEFLIGSSARHFADEGAAVLSLSGAPLAHENPADAGIIADLTDRLAQMLEPVYGFRSLHRFKQKFNPRYETMYLLYRDEGDLSRIAAGLTRAFLPDATFRQFAGAGLELVRGKD, encoded by the coding sequence ATGGCGGGGGCGGGCGACGACGCGGGCGGCACCACGACGAAGGATGCCGCGGGCGCGGCGCCGCGCACGGCGGGTCCGATCCTCCGGGTCATCGGCCGCATCCCCGCGACCCTCGCCCTGGTCGCCCTGATCCTCGCGGCGGGGGTGATCTGGCAGGGTCTCTGGCGGCCCTTCGAGGACGCCGAGCTCTACGACACCGTCGCCTACGGCCTCCCCGCCCTCCTCGAAGGACGCTGGTGGACGCCGGTCACCGGCACCTTCTTCGTCAACCAGCCGTGGGTGTATGTCTTCACCATCGCCGGCTTCTGGGGCATGGCGTACTTGGAGTACCACCGCGGCACGCGCGTCGCGCTGGCGTACTTCTGGATCGGACAGCTCTTCGCCGTGTGCGCGACGGCGCTGCTGCTGTGGTTCGCGGCGCTGCTGCCCTGGGAATGGGCCCAGACCGAGGCGGCCGCGCTCGATGTCGGCGCCTCGGGCGGGACGATGGCGTGCATCGCGGCCGCAGTGGGGCTCTTCCCGCCGCCCTGGCGCGTGCGCGCGTGGCTCGTGCTCCTCGGCTTCGTCTTCGTCGCGCTGCTGTTCTGGGGGGCGCTCCCCGACCTCGAGCACGTCGTGGCCGTCGTGCTCATCCTCTTCGCCGACCGGTCGCTGCGCGTGCAGCGCATCACGGTGCGCGAGCAGCGACTGCTGGCCTTCGTGTCGATCCTCGTGCTCGGTGTCATCCAGATCGCTCTGGTCATCGTGCCGACCAACGGGCCGTTCGGCCCCACCGAGCCGGTCTCGGGCGGGTTCTTCGACGTCGCGTTCGACACCATCGTGATCGCGGTCATCGCCAACGGGCTGCGTCTCGGGCGCCGGTGGGCGTGGGTGCTCGCGGTCATCCTCGGCACCCTGAACGTGCTGGTGGGCGTGCTGATCGTCGTCGCGATCGCCCTCAGCAACGAGGCGCAGGTCGAGGTCGTGATCGACGGCGAGACCGAGATCGGCCTCGTCTCGGCGGCGCTCTGGCTGCTGCTCGTGATCTACCTCATCTGGGTGCGGGCCGCCTTCCGCGCCAAGCCCCGGCGCGGGCTCGGCGCGGCGCCGGTACCGACCGTGGCCGAGGTGAAGGACCTGATCCGCGCCGACGGCGGCGGCACCCTGTCGTGGATGGCGACGTGGGAGGGGATGGCCTACGCCCGGACCACCGGGGGCGTCGTCCCCTACCAGCGGCACCTGGGCACGGCGATCGCCCTCGGCGATCCGCTCGGGCCCGAGGACTCGCGGGCCGACTCGGTGCGCGGGTTCGCCGACGCGGCCGAGCGCGCGGGGCTCATCCCCTGCTTCTTCAGTGCCGGCGAGGCCACCCGCGCCGCGGTCCCGGACGGATGGCGGAGCCTCGTCGTCGCCGACGACACCATCGTCGACCTGCCCGGACTCCAGTTCACCGGCAAGGCCTGGGGCGCGGTGCGCTCGTCGCTCAATCGCGCCGAGCGCGAGGGGATGTCGTTCCGAATGACGCGGCTCGGCGACGAGCCGTGGGGCGTCCAGGCGCAGCTGCGCGCGATCTCGGAGTCGTGGGTGGGCGACAAGGGACTTCCCGAGATGCGATTCACTCTGGGGACGCTCATCGAGGCCGCCGACCCCGAGGTGCGCATGGCGCTGGCGCTCTCACCCGCGGGCGACGTCGACGGCTTCCTCTCGTGGCTGCCGGTCTACGGCCCGGGCGGTGCGGTGCGCGGATGGACGCTCGATCTCATGCGTCGTCGAGACGGCGGATTCGGGCCGGTGATGGAGTTCCTCATCGGCTCGTCCGCGCGGCACTTCGCCGACGAGGGGGCGGCCGTGCTGTCGCTGTCGGGCGCACCGCTCGCTCACGAGAACCCCGCCGATGCGGGGATCATCGCCGATCTCACCGATCGGCTCGCGCAGATGCTCGAGCCGGTCTACGGGTTCCGCTCGCTGCACCGCTTCAAGCAGAAGTTCAACCCGCGCTACGAGACGATGTACCTGCTCTACCGCGACGAGGGCGACCTGTCGCGCATCGCCGCCGGCCTCACCCGCGCGTTCCTGCCCGACGCGACGTTCCGTCAGTTCGCGGGCGCGGGCCTGGAGCTGGTGCGGGGGAAGGACTGA
- a CDS encoding HAD hydrolase-like protein, giving the protein MSTRSPWTCILWDVDGTIIDASVGILRRLTITLEHFGKPAPTREELAHWIGPPMYESFQVNVGMTPAEATEAVAFYRTLGKQDGYTTDARLFPGIAEIIRDAHAAGIPQATASSKPEVQVVALMEHFDLSPLFTAIAGATPDERTLSAKSDIVAEALRRLEAAGVDTDRPVLIGDRHHDIEGGAEHDVPVIFVTWGFSWPHEAEGAQAVVEDPAALRRLLLLPDDDAGRGDG; this is encoded by the coding sequence ATGTCGACGCGCTCACCCTGGACCTGCATCCTGTGGGATGTCGACGGCACCATCATCGACGCGTCGGTCGGCATCCTCCGCCGCCTGACCATCACGCTCGAGCACTTCGGAAAGCCCGCGCCCACCCGCGAGGAGCTCGCCCACTGGATCGGCCCGCCTATGTACGAGTCGTTCCAGGTGAACGTCGGGATGACGCCCGCCGAGGCCACCGAAGCGGTGGCCTTCTACCGGACCCTTGGCAAGCAAGACGGCTACACCACCGACGCGCGGCTCTTCCCCGGCATCGCCGAGATCATCCGCGATGCCCACGCCGCCGGCATCCCGCAGGCGACCGCCAGCTCGAAGCCCGAGGTGCAGGTCGTCGCCCTCATGGAGCACTTCGACCTCTCACCCCTGTTCACGGCGATCGCGGGGGCGACCCCGGACGAGAGGACGCTGAGCGCGAAGTCCGACATCGTCGCCGAGGCGCTCCGCCGCCTCGAGGCCGCGGGCGTCGACACCGACCGTCCGGTGCTGATCGGCGATCGCCACCACGACATCGAGGGCGGCGCCGAGCACGACGTGCCCGTGATCTTCGTGACCTGGGGCTTCAGCTGGCCGCACGAGGCCGAGGGCGCCCAGGCCGTGGTCGAGGATCCGGCGGCGCTGCGGAGGCTCCTGCTCCTCCCCGACGACGACGCCGGCCGCGGCGACGGGTGA
- a CDS encoding Na+/H+ antiporter subunit A translates to MLVFLGVFAAAALALPWLVHRLGARAFFFAAAVSAAAFVYTVVLGPAVLAGDIPFESYEWIPPLGIELSMRMTTLSWILALVVTGVGALVLLYCRWYFRDSAEGLGQFAAVLLAFAGAMYGLVLTDDLVVLVMFWETTSVLSYLLIGYYHRRGASRRSALQALLVTTLGGLVMLIGVVLLVVDTGTSSISEILVARPEGPAVVAALVLLLVGALSKSAVFPFHFWLPGAMTAPTPVSAYLHAAAMVKAGIYLIALFAPFEANEPGWRPIIVSLGVFTMLLGGFQALRETDLKRLLAFGTVSQLGFLTVILGYGVRDTALAGLALLLSHALFKSALFLVVGIIDRQLATRNIGELSGLGRQAPLLATVSIVAVASMAGLPPTIGFVAKETALTALLHEAVGGEAWAIVGILGVAAGSALTMAYGIRFVWGAFWTKRTVPDGTPPARTEWPGAPAGFLAAPVMLSALTLVAGLAAPALDTALATYADEAPLATPGVAEPEPYYLALWHGLEPALFLSIGTIALGAAIFWATVRRDLSRRVLPFEAFDVYNAVLRGIARLSVATTTFTQRGSLPVYIGTIFIVFVVAEATALIVGGPEWRADVDLFQNPAQLAIAPVMIVAGVVAVRAKKRYTGVVLVSVTGLGMAGLFAISGAPDLALTQILIETVTLIAFALVLRRIPSRMGEHNASVASIPRALVAGAVGVTMMAVAVIATGARIHDPISVAWPELAYELGHGRNVVNVALVDIRGWDTMGELGVLILAATGVASLVFVTDRKDNLTATNALPRVGGRDRRLLVETPSGVKPRNADGGRQRMAWLVGGQQVRPENRSILLEVIVRILFHSIIIVSLYLLFAGHNLPGGGFAGGLVAGMALVMRYVAGGRYELGVAAPTDAGRLLGVGMSIAVACAIVPLFFGAPPLTSAFVEAELPVLGHVEFVTTTLFDIGVYLVVVGLVLDVLRSLGAEVDRQMQRSKASGVSVS, encoded by the coding sequence ATGCTGGTCTTCCTCGGAGTGTTCGCGGCCGCCGCGCTCGCGCTTCCCTGGCTGGTCCACCGCCTGGGCGCTCGCGCCTTCTTCTTCGCCGCGGCCGTGTCGGCGGCGGCCTTCGTCTACACCGTCGTCCTCGGGCCCGCAGTCCTCGCCGGGGATATTCCGTTCGAGTCATACGAGTGGATCCCGCCGCTCGGCATCGAGCTGTCGATGCGGATGACCACGCTGTCGTGGATCCTCGCGCTCGTCGTCACGGGGGTCGGGGCGCTGGTGCTGCTGTACTGCCGGTGGTACTTCCGCGACAGCGCCGAGGGCCTCGGGCAGTTCGCCGCCGTCCTGCTCGCCTTCGCGGGAGCCATGTACGGTCTCGTTCTCACGGACGACCTCGTCGTGCTCGTGATGTTCTGGGAGACCACGAGCGTGCTGTCGTACCTGCTCATCGGGTACTACCACCGCCGCGGCGCGAGTCGCCGCTCGGCCCTGCAGGCGCTGCTCGTCACGACTCTCGGCGGTCTGGTGATGCTGATCGGCGTCGTGCTGCTCGTCGTCGACACCGGCACGTCGAGCATCTCCGAGATCCTCGTCGCCCGCCCCGAGGGGCCGGCTGTGGTCGCGGCTCTCGTGCTGCTGCTCGTCGGCGCGCTGAGCAAGTCGGCCGTCTTCCCCTTCCACTTCTGGCTTCCCGGTGCCATGACCGCCCCGACGCCGGTCAGCGCGTACCTTCACGCCGCGGCGATGGTCAAGGCCGGCATCTACCTGATCGCGCTGTTCGCCCCGTTCGAGGCGAACGAACCCGGATGGCGCCCCATCATCGTCTCGCTCGGCGTCTTCACAATGCTGCTCGGCGGCTTCCAGGCGCTTCGTGAGACCGACCTCAAGCGGCTGCTCGCGTTCGGCACCGTCAGCCAGCTCGGCTTTCTCACCGTCATCCTCGGCTACGGCGTCCGTGACACCGCGCTCGCGGGACTCGCTCTGCTCCTCAGCCACGCCCTGTTCAAATCCGCCCTGTTCCTCGTCGTCGGCATCATCGACCGTCAGCTCGCCACGCGAAACATCGGCGAGCTCTCCGGACTCGGGCGGCAGGCACCCCTCCTCGCGACCGTGTCGATCGTGGCCGTCGCGTCGATGGCGGGTCTGCCGCCCACCATCGGCTTCGTCGCCAAAGAGACCGCCCTCACCGCCCTTCTCCACGAGGCCGTGGGCGGCGAGGCGTGGGCGATCGTCGGCATCCTCGGTGTCGCGGCGGGTTCGGCATTGACGATGGCCTATGGCATCCGCTTCGTCTGGGGTGCCTTCTGGACCAAGCGGACAGTCCCCGACGGCACCCCGCCCGCCCGGACGGAGTGGCCGGGCGCGCCGGCGGGCTTCCTCGCCGCCCCGGTCATGTTGTCCGCCCTCACCCTCGTCGCCGGGCTCGCCGCCCCCGCCCTGGACACCGCGCTCGCCACGTACGCCGACGAGGCTCCGCTCGCGACTCCCGGCGTGGCCGAGCCCGAGCCCTACTACCTCGCCCTGTGGCACGGCCTGGAACCGGCACTCTTCCTCTCGATCGGTACGATCGCGCTGGGCGCGGCGATCTTCTGGGCGACGGTGCGGCGGGATCTTTCCCGGCGCGTCCTGCCCTTCGAGGCGTTCGACGTCTACAACGCCGTGCTCCGCGGCATCGCCCGACTGTCGGTGGCCACGACTACGTTCACCCAGCGCGGGTCACTGCCGGTCTACATCGGGACGATCTTCATCGTCTTCGTCGTCGCCGAGGCGACCGCCCTCATCGTCGGCGGTCCGGAGTGGCGCGCCGACGTCGACCTGTTCCAGAACCCGGCCCAGCTGGCGATCGCGCCGGTGATGATCGTCGCGGGCGTGGTCGCCGTTCGGGCCAAGAAGCGCTACACCGGTGTGGTGCTGGTCTCGGTGACCGGGCTCGGCATGGCGGGGCTCTTCGCCATCAGCGGCGCCCCCGACCTCGCCCTCACCCAGATCCTCATCGAGACGGTCACCCTCATCGCGTTCGCCCTCGTCCTGCGGCGGATCCCGTCGCGGATGGGCGAGCACAACGCCTCGGTCGCCTCGATCCCCCGGGCTCTCGTCGCCGGCGCGGTCGGCGTCACCATGATGGCCGTCGCGGTCATCGCGACGGGAGCCCGCATCCACGACCCGATCTCGGTCGCCTGGCCCGAACTCGCGTACGAACTCGGTCACGGGCGCAACGTCGTCAACGTCGCCCTGGTCGACATCCGTGGGTGGGACACCATGGGCGAGCTCGGGGTGCTGATCCTCGCCGCCACCGGTGTGGCATCCCTGGTCTTCGTCACCGACCGCAAAGACAACCTCACCGCCACCAACGCCCTCCCCCGGGTGGGAGGCCGCGATCGCCGGCTCCTCGTGGAGACCCCGTCCGGCGTGAAGCCGCGCAACGCCGACGGCGGCCGGCAGCGGATGGCCTGGCTCGTCGGGGGCCAGCAGGTGCGGCCGGAGAACCGCTCGATCCTGCTCGAGGTGATCGTGCGGATCCTCTTCCACTCGATCATCATCGTCTCGCTCTACCTGCTCTTCGCGGGCCACAACCTTCCCGGCGGCGGCTTCGCCGGAGGACTCGTGGCGGGTATGGCGTTGGTGATGCGCTACGTCGCAGGAGGTCGCTACGAGCTCGGCGTCGCCGCCCCGACCGACGCCGGGCGCCTGCTCGGTGTGGGCATGTCGATCGCCGTCGCCTGCGCGATCGTGCCGCTCTTCTTCGGCGCGCCCCCGCTGACCAGCGCCTTCGTCGAAGCGGAGCTGCCGGTCCTCGGCCACGTCGAGTTCGTCACCACGACGCTGTTCGACATCGGGGTGTACCTCGTCGTCGTCGGACTCGTGCTCGACGTGCTGCGTTCGCTCGGCGCCGAGGTCGACCGTCAGATGCAGCGCAGCAAGGCCAGCGGGGTGAGCGTGTCGTGA
- the nucS gene encoding endonuclease NucS codes for MRLVIARCSVDYTGRLTAHLPLATRLLVHKGDGSLLVHSDGGSYKPLNWMSPPCTLTVQTPDEDAAAAGVVEQWRVTHAKTGDALLVHLYEVLHDSSHDLGVDPGLQKDGVEADLQRLLAEQVALVGEGVSLVRREFPTAIGPVDLLLRDPDGGTIAIEVKRRGDIDGVEQLTRYLELLNRDPHLAPVSGVFAAQEIKPQARVLAADRGIRCLTLDYEEMKGVDSGHLRLF; via the coding sequence GTGCGCCTGGTCATCGCTCGCTGCTCCGTCGATTACACGGGCCGTCTCACCGCTCACCTGCCGCTCGCGACGCGGCTGCTCGTCCACAAGGGCGACGGGAGTCTGCTCGTGCACTCCGACGGCGGCTCGTACAAGCCGCTGAACTGGATGAGTCCGCCCTGCACGCTCACGGTGCAGACGCCGGATGAGGATGCCGCGGCGGCGGGCGTCGTCGAGCAGTGGCGCGTCACCCACGCCAAGACCGGCGATGCGCTGCTGGTGCACCTCTACGAGGTGCTGCACGACTCGTCGCACGACCTGGGCGTCGACCCGGGTCTGCAGAAGGACGGCGTCGAAGCCGACCTGCAGCGCCTCCTCGCCGAGCAGGTCGCCCTCGTGGGGGAGGGGGTCTCGCTCGTGCGGCGCGAGTTCCCCACCGCGATCGGCCCGGTCGACCTGCTGCTGCGCGATCCCGACGGCGGCACCATCGCCATCGAGGTCAAGCGCCGCGGCGACATCGACGGCGTGGAGCAGCTCACCCGCTACCTCGAGCTGCTCAACCGCGACCCGCACCTCGCGCCGGTGAGCGGCGTCTTCGCCGCGCAGGAGATCAAGCCCCAGGCGCGCGTGCTCGCGGCAGACCGCGGCATCCGGTGCCTCACCCTCGACTACGAGGAGATGAAGGGCGTGGACTCGGGGCACCTGCGCCTGTTCTGA
- a CDS encoding Na(+)/H(+) antiporter subunit C produces MSVSLILIVIMGVLFACGVYAILERSLTRVLIGFLLLGNAANLFLLVVIGEPGIAPFFGSGEPEEMSDPLPMALTLTAIVITFAVSAFLLALIYRSWQLGQADTVTDDEADLAVRDRGAAEEDMIDDETEIEDTDDDATTDFVGLDTAPITVLGSRDISGLQDDAPVNLPEASSRRSRRTDTTERGDDG; encoded by the coding sequence GTGAGCGTCTCTCTCATCCTCATCGTCATCATGGGCGTCCTGTTCGCCTGCGGCGTCTACGCGATCCTGGAGCGCAGCCTCACCCGCGTGCTCATCGGCTTCCTCCTGCTCGGGAACGCGGCGAACCTCTTCCTCCTCGTGGTCATCGGCGAGCCCGGGATCGCACCGTTCTTCGGCTCCGGCGAACCCGAGGAGATGTCCGATCCCCTCCCCATGGCGCTGACCCTCACGGCGATCGTCATCACCTTCGCGGTGTCGGCGTTCCTCCTCGCCCTGATCTACCGCTCGTGGCAGCTCGGTCAGGCCGACACGGTCACCGACGATGAGGCCGACCTGGCGGTGCGCGACCGCGGCGCCGCCGAGGAGGACATGATCGACGACGAGACCGAGATCGAAGACACCGACGACGACGCGACCACCGACTTCGTCGGTCTCGACACCGCACCCATCACGGTGCTCGGCAGCCGCGACATCTCCGGCCTGCAGGATGACGCGCCGGTGAACCTCCCCGAGGCGTCGTCGCGTCGATCCCGGCGGACCGACACGACCGAGCGGGGGGATGACGGATGA
- a CDS encoding LacI family DNA-binding transcriptional regulator, whose product MKRTDERRRATIADVAREAGVSASTASVVFSGKTPVSDATRARVLAAAAALGYTGPDPRAASLRRGRSGIVGVVFEEHLGTAFLDPVKTLMMDGLTEGVAGLGAGLLLLRDDESAETGPSLTTAPIDAAVLIGCSPLMRRSLDTVRARGIPVVVIEGDAGGDIPRIGLDNREAQRHAARHLRALGHEHVVILTLPVNADRPRGFFGADAEVTVDVTRDRLAGARDVYPGAPAYAAAGSFIDEGLAAGRVLLAGPDRPTAIIAQSDLLAAGVIRAAEEQGLRVPDDLSVTGFDGIVVDGLAPYALTTLVQPAADKGRAAGLAVASMLEGASPVSMHFTCAFREGNTSGRAPAAQ is encoded by the coding sequence ATGAAACGCACCGACGAGCGTCGCCGCGCCACGATCGCCGATGTCGCCCGTGAGGCCGGCGTCTCGGCCTCGACGGCATCGGTGGTCTTCAGCGGCAAGACGCCGGTGTCGGATGCGACCCGCGCGCGCGTGCTCGCCGCCGCGGCGGCCCTGGGGTACACCGGACCCGACCCGCGGGCGGCGTCGCTGCGTCGCGGCCGATCGGGCATCGTGGGCGTCGTCTTCGAAGAGCACCTGGGCACCGCCTTCCTCGACCCGGTGAAGACCCTCATGATGGACGGCCTCACTGAGGGGGTCGCTGGACTCGGCGCCGGCCTGCTGCTCCTCCGCGACGACGAGAGCGCCGAGACCGGGCCGTCGCTCACCACCGCGCCGATCGATGCCGCCGTGCTCATCGGGTGCAGCCCGCTGATGCGGCGATCCCTCGACACGGTGCGGGCCCGTGGCATCCCGGTCGTGGTCATCGAGGGGGATGCCGGAGGCGACATCCCCCGCATCGGGCTCGACAACCGCGAGGCCCAGCGCCACGCCGCCCGGCACCTGCGCGCCCTCGGTCACGAGCACGTGGTCATCCTCACGCTTCCGGTGAACGCCGATCGCCCACGGGGCTTCTTCGGGGCCGACGCCGAGGTGACGGTGGATGTCACGCGCGACCGACTGGCCGGGGCACGCGACGTCTACCCCGGGGCCCCCGCCTACGCCGCCGCGGGCAGCTTCATCGACGAGGGGCTGGCGGCGGGGCGCGTGCTGCTGGCGGGGCCTGACCGGCCCACCGCGATCATCGCCCAGAGCGATCTGCTCGCGGCGGGCGTCATCCGGGCCGCCGAGGAGCAGGGCCTGAGGGTGCCCGACGACCTCAGCGTGACGGGTTTCGACGGCATCGTCGTCGACGGCCTGGCGCCGTACGCGCTGACCACCCTCGTGCAGCCGGCCGCCGACAAGGGCCGCGCGGCCGGCCTCGCGGTGGCGAGCATGCTCGAGGGCGCGAGCCCGGTCTCGATGCACTTCACCTGCGCGTTCCGCGAGGGGAACACGTCGGGCCGCGCTCCTGCTGCCCAATAG